The Bacillus sp. 2205SS5-2 genome segment CAAGCCCCATCGGTGAAGGAGCAAACGAATCTGGAAACCCCATCTCTGGAGTCTCCGTTACACCCATGCCGATGGCAAATTCGATTTCTCCTTCTTCCATCTCCGCTTGAAGTCCCTTTCCCGAGTAATCGACTTTAGAAAGATGTTTGGCTGTATCTTTAAAGGTCTCAATATTGGAAAAATGAATATGTGCATCAATAATTTTCATGAATAAGCTCCTATTTAAACGATAAATTCTGTAAAGAAGCAAGAGCAATCGAAGCATCCATGTCACCATAAATCAGAACGGTTGGCTTTAGGACATACATATTGCCAGAAGCAGCAGATACTTCTACAGAAGACCCAATAAAAAGCACTTCTTGATTCATATATACTTCTCTTGTTTTATTCTTAGTTGGATGAAGAAGGTGTACCTCTTCACTCCGCTCATCTGAACCAATTGTGACAGACGGTGTATCTCGCAAAACAAATTCCTCTGTACCGGCATAATACGTATGAACGTCGCCTTTGGTTGGCAAACTCGCATAGCAAGAGGACAAATTCTCACCTGGTTTGAAAAAAGCTTCTAGATCTACCCCTTCATTCACCCACGTTTTTCCTGAATATTGATGAATTTCAGCATAAACCACAAGCACTTCTACTTCAGGAAGGGTTAGTGCATATTGGCGGAGAACGACTCCTTTCATCTCTTCGTGCTCTGTGAATGCTGTCTCAATACAAAGACCACTCCACTCATGTCCAAATTGATCGTATTTTTTCACAGTGTTAATGGTTGTTGTTTCCTTCAACATGGAATAAGGACTCACCTTGTGAAGAAGATAACCAATTCCTCCACCCCACGGATTCCACCACGATTTAGGTCCAGCTTGTGGGAACTGGTGATGAAGCGTTTCTTTACCATTATAAATTAATGAGAAAATGCCTGGGTAATAAGAGGCAGACGCTTTAAACGAAAGAACGCCATTGTCTACTTCCCACCACTCTTTAGTTTCCGTGATCTTGATTTCTTTTTCTCCGCTCACTAGCTGAAGAGAATCAACGGCTGCCTTTTGTCCAAGTGAATGGAATTCCCCTGAAATTTGATGCACACCAGGAGTTTTATGTTCGATTAGAAGAGAAACATTCGAAAGGGCATCGTCCTTATCCGCTTCAGTTGAATATTCGTTTCCTTCACTGTTAAGTGTTAAAATCCCATGTAGATAAGGAGTTAGTAGGGATCGAAAGCCGTACTCAACTTTTTCACCTACACTGGAAATCATATCTCCTCCAACTGGTTCTAAAGCATACATCGAGCACTCCTTCATTTCTGAAGCAGGATTCTTCACAACCCGCTCTCGCCACTGAGACCAATTTGTTGAGGTGTTGATTCCAACTGATATCGGTCCGAAATAGACATTTTCTCCACTAGAGAGAGACGGTGCTTGATATTCTACCGCAAATCGCCAATTATCTTTCCGCCCAACGGCCTCTTCCGGCCAGGCCAAACCAGTTGTTTCTCCGTTTGAGTTCGTAGCAAACAGCCAGTTTTCAGAAATATCTTTGTCACGAATGTATTCCATAAAGGGTACGAGTGCTTCATCACCGATCATGATCCCTTCTTTTTGAGGAATAGCCATTCCTTTAAAGGAAGTGAAGATTGGTTGTAAAAGAGCCACTTGAGGTATTGCTCCCTCGCCATTGTTCACAACTTCATGCTTAATTTCAATCAAACCATCTCCAAAGAGCTGGGTGTAGGTGTTAAGCAGGAGCGGGGAAAACGCATCTGATTGTAACGTCGTTTTCATCACTAACCCTTCTGGAAGTTCAACAAAGTCAAACGAGTCCGCTTCTTTTTTGGCGAATTCCTCACTAAATGGTTTCCCAAACATAGGCGTAAACAGCTTTAGAGGATCTTCCGTTTCATGGATTGAACCTATCTTCATCATCGAGTTTCGTTTTTCAATTTCGACATAAAAAGGTCCGTTGTAACCAACCCATTGCTCTTTCGTTTCTCCAGCAAACTTCGCTCCATAACCAGGAAAGGCTAATGTCAGTCTGGTGAAAAAGCGAAACGTTTCCCCACTTTCAGGTTTGACTCTCACCTCTACATCCTGAGCTAGAAATCCGTTCTTGATGAGCTCGCA includes the following:
- a CDS encoding GNAT family N-acetyltransferase; amino-acid sequence: MKKTLEQVNIVEYQEGLAKGIAKMWNESRENWGGDSSVSTEQSVLDQEANSTNLHLFLALVGEEVVGYCSLSQYREDEGALYIPLLNVHPQYQGLKVGKQLVLKAVEKTIESGWPRLDLYTWAGNTKAVPLYKKCGFFWEDRDDTTHLMNFIPSVLQLSYLKPFFDKHDWYSTSQRVLEVKPDGFKQGEHTLYEYKWEADQEFVSIQFERTGRGIRRIETNELSIEMNLADFKYLEKEEHFVQYKILNKTSSPLHVTLTGQSTAVVCHDVHQEVKINEHWEGAFPVTFQLAKQEPSPWKTHPSVETTVDINGHIFPLKMGVFPIQAGNLSLKSVQKQWKPAQMGTLFLDIESQLSDSSTWTVILPENDVVNWNIPKIEVEIEGKGRLSLPLDCELIKNGFLAQDVEVRVKPESGETFRFFTRLTLAFPGYGAKFAGETKEQWVGYNGPFYVEIEKRNSMMKIGSIHETEDPLKLFTPMFGKPFSEEFAKKEADSFDFVELPEGLVMKTTLQSDAFSPLLLNTYTQLFGDGLIEIKHEVVNNGEGAIPQVALLQPIFTSFKGMAIPQKEGIMIGDEALVPFMEYIRDKDISENWLFATNSNGETTGLAWPEEAVGRKDNWRFAVEYQAPSLSSGENVYFGPISVGINTSTNWSQWRERVVKNPASEMKECSMYALEPVGGDMISSVGEKVEYGFRSLLTPYLHGILTLNSEGNEYSTEADKDDALSNVSLLIEHKTPGVHQISGEFHSLGQKAAVDSLQLVSGEKEIKITETKEWWEVDNGVLSFKASASYYPGIFSLIYNGKETLHHQFPQAGPKSWWNPWGGGIGYLLHKVSPYSMLKETTTINTVKKYDQFGHEWSGLCIETAFTEHEEMKGVVLRQYALTLPEVEVLVVYAEIHQYSGKTWVNEGVDLEAFFKPGENLSSCYASLPTKGDVHTYYAGTEEFVLRDTPSVTIGSDERSEEVHLLHPTKNKTREVYMNQEVLFIGSSVEVSAASGNMYVLKPTVLIYGDMDASIALASLQNLSFK